In Pseudomonas sp. Leaf58, one DNA window encodes the following:
- a CDS encoding ABC transporter ATP-binding protein gives MAEIRLRQLAHSYSRQPSSEADYALHALEHVWEQGGAYALLGPSGCGKSTLLNIISGLLTPSHGEVLFDGKPVNQLSPQARNIAQVFQFPVVYDTMTVFDNLAFPLRNQGLDEARVRARVEEIAEVLDLAAVLRKKARNLSADEKQKVSMGRGLVRDDVSAILFDEPLTVIDPHLKWKLRRKLKQIHEQFNITMIYVTHDQLEASTFADKIAVMHGGRIVQFGTPRELFERPRHTFVGYFIGSPGMNLIEVRAAADGVVFGDVHLPLPDGLRERLANTPGGRLQVGIRPEFVQLWDSPFDDAYPVRVLDVEDLGTYRIVTLELGGVALKARLGEDRPLPVAQAWVSLPAQWLMLYVDDVLLEAGP, from the coding sequence ATGGCCGAAATCCGCCTGCGCCAACTGGCGCACAGTTACAGCCGCCAGCCCAGCAGCGAGGCGGACTACGCCCTGCATGCGCTGGAGCATGTGTGGGAGCAGGGCGGGGCCTACGCCTTGCTCGGGCCGTCGGGTTGCGGCAAGTCGACGTTGCTCAACATTATTTCCGGGCTGTTGACGCCGTCCCACGGCGAGGTGCTGTTCGACGGCAAACCGGTCAACCAGCTGTCGCCACAGGCGCGCAACATCGCCCAGGTGTTCCAGTTTCCGGTGGTGTACGACACCATGACGGTGTTCGATAACCTGGCGTTTCCCTTGCGCAACCAAGGCCTGGACGAAGCCCGGGTGCGTGCTCGAGTGGAGGAAATTGCCGAGGTGCTCGACTTGGCAGCCGTGCTGCGCAAGAAGGCGCGCAACCTCAGTGCCGACGAAAAGCAGAAAGTCTCCATGGGGCGTGGCCTGGTGCGCGATGACGTCTCGGCGATCCTGTTCGACGAGCCGTTGACGGTCATCGACCCACACCTGAAATGGAAGCTGCGGCGCAAGCTCAAGCAGATCCACGAGCAGTTCAACATCACCATGATCTACGTCACCCACGACCAGCTGGAGGCCTCGACCTTCGCCGACAAGATCGCGGTGATGCACGGCGGGCGTATCGTCCAGTTCGGCACCCCGCGCGAATTGTTCGAGCGGCCGCGGCATACCTTCGTCGGCTACTTCATCGGCAGCCCAGGGATGAACCTGATCGAGGTGCGCGCCGCAGCGGACGGGGTGGTGTTCGGCGATGTTCACCTGCCGCTGCCCGATGGCCTGCGTGAGCGCTTGGCGAACACGCCGGGTGGGCGCCTGCAGGTGGGCATCCGCCCAGAATTCGTGCAGCTGTGGGACAGCCCGTTCGATGACGCCTACCCAGTACGGGTGCTGGATGTCGAGGACCTGGGCACCTACCGCATCGTCACCCTCGAACTGGGCGGTGTCGCGCTCAAGGCTCGCCTGGGCGAGGACCGCCCGCTGCCCGTGGCCCAGGCCTGGGTCAGCCTGCCGGCGCAGTGGCTGATGCTGTACGTCGACGATGTGCTGCTGGAGGCCGGGCCATGA
- a CDS encoding ABC transporter substrate-binding protein, with translation MFDNKHNTRHLTLAALLVLAGVQGSAWADQYEDAAKKWLGSEFKPSTLTPEQQLAELKWFIKAAEPFRGMKINVVSETITTHEYESKVLAKAFSEITGIQLTHDLLQEGDVVEKLQTQMQSDKNIYDGWVNDSDLIGTHFRYGKVESITDLMANEGKDYTSPTLDLKDFIGISFTTAPDGKVYQLPDQQFANLYWFRADWFERPELKAKFKEKYGYELGVPVNWSAYEDIAKFFTEDVKEIDGKRVYGHMDYGKKDPSLGWRFTDAWFSMAGGGDKGLPNGLPVDEWGIRVEDCHPVGSSVTRGGDTNGPAAVYATQKYVDWMRAYAPKEAQGMTFSEAGPVPAQGNIAQQIFWYTAFTADMTKPGLPVVNADGTPKWRMAPSPKGPYWEEGMKLGYQDTGSWTFFKSTPEKQRLAAWLYAQFVTSKTVSLKKTIVGLTPIRESDINSQAMTELAPKLGGLVEFYRSPARVQWTPTGTNVPDYPRLAQLWWSHIAEVASGEKTPQQALDGLARDQDRMMERLQRSNAQATCAPKLNPEKDAQYWFDQPGAPKPKLANEKPQGETVSYDQLLKSWAAARK, from the coding sequence ATGTTCGACAACAAGCACAACACGCGACATTTGACCCTGGCCGCGTTGCTGGTGTTGGCCGGCGTGCAGGGCTCGGCGTGGGCCGACCAGTACGAGGATGCGGCAAAAAAATGGCTCGGCAGCGAGTTCAAGCCATCGACCCTGACCCCGGAACAGCAACTGGCCGAACTCAAGTGGTTCATCAAGGCCGCCGAGCCGTTCCGTGGGATGAAGATCAACGTGGTGTCCGAAACCATCACCACCCATGAATACGAGTCCAAGGTGCTGGCCAAGGCCTTCAGTGAAATTACCGGCATCCAGCTGACCCACGACCTGCTGCAGGAAGGCGATGTGGTGGAAAAGCTGCAAACGCAGATGCAGTCGGACAAGAACATCTATGACGGCTGGGTCAACGACTCCGACTTGATCGGTACGCATTTTCGCTACGGCAAGGTGGAATCGATCACCGACCTGATGGCCAATGAGGGCAAGGACTACACATCACCCACCCTGGACCTGAAGGACTTCATCGGCATTTCTTTCACCACCGCGCCTGACGGCAAGGTCTACCAGTTGCCGGACCAGCAGTTCGCCAACTTGTACTGGTTCCGTGCCGACTGGTTTGAGCGACCCGAGCTGAAGGCCAAATTCAAAGAGAAATATGGCTACGAGCTGGGTGTACCAGTGAACTGGTCGGCCTACGAGGACATCGCCAAGTTTTTCACCGAAGACGTCAAGGAAATCGACGGCAAGCGCGTCTATGGCCACATGGACTATGGCAAGAAAGACCCGTCGCTGGGCTGGCGTTTCACCGATGCCTGGTTCTCCATGGCCGGAGGCGGCGACAAGGGCCTGCCCAATGGCTTGCCGGTGGATGAATGGGGCATTCGCGTGGAGGACTGCCACCCGGTGGGTTCCAGCGTGACCCGCGGCGGCGATACCAATGGCCCCGCCGCCGTCTATGCCACGCAAAAATACGTGGACTGGATGCGTGCCTACGCGCCCAAGGAAGCCCAGGGCATGACCTTCTCCGAAGCCGGCCCGGTGCCAGCCCAAGGCAACATCGCCCAGCAGATATTCTGGTACACGGCGTTTACCGCCGACATGACCAAGCCGGGGTTGCCAGTGGTCAATGCCGATGGCACGCCAAAGTGGCGCATGGCGCCCTCGCCGAAGGGGCCGTACTGGGAGGAGGGGATGAAGCTGGGGTACCAGGACACCGGTTCGTGGACCTTCTTCAAGTCCACCCCCGAGAAGCAACGGCTGGCGGCGTGGCTGTACGCTCAGTTCGTCACCTCCAAAACCGTGTCGCTGAAAAAGACCATCGTTGGCCTTACGCCGATCCGCGAGTCGGACATCAACTCCCAGGCCATGACCGAGCTGGCACCCAAGCTGGGCGGGCTGGTGGAGTTCTACCGCAGCCCGGCGCGGGTGCAGTGGACACCAACCGGTACCAACGTGCCGGACTACCCACGGTTGGCGCAGCTGTGGTGGAGCCACATTGCTGAAGTGGCCAGTGGCGAGAAGACCCCACAACAAGCGCTGGATGGCCTGGCTCGCGACCAGGACCGCATGATGGAGCGTTTGCAGCGGTCCAATGCCCAGGCGACCTGTGCACCCAAGCTGAACCCGGAGAAAGATGCCCAGTACTGGTTCGACCAGCCGGGTGCACCGAAGCCAAAACTGGCCAACGAAAAGCCCCAGGGCGAGACAGTCAGTTACGACCAGCTGCTGAAGTCGTGGGCGGCGGCGAGGAAGTGA
- the folD gene encoding bifunctional methylenetetrahydrofolate dehydrogenase/methenyltetrahydrofolate cyclohydrolase FolD — MTAHLIDGKAIAASLRQQIAQRVVERRQQGLRTPGLAVILVGTDPASQVYVSHKRKDCEEVGFISQAFDLPAETTQQALTELIDRLNDDQAVDGILLQLPLPAHLDASLLLERIRPDKDVDGFHPYNIGRLAQRIPLLRPCTPKGIMTLLESTGQDLYGMDAVIVGASNIVGRPMAMELLLAGCTVTVCHRFTKDLAGHVGRADLVVVAAGKPGLVKGEWIKQGAIVIDVGINRQDDGKLVGDVVYETALPRAGWITPVPGGVGPMTRACLLENTLYAAQELHK; from the coding sequence ATGACTGCACACCTAATCGATGGCAAGGCGATCGCCGCCAGCCTGCGCCAGCAGATCGCTCAACGTGTCGTGGAGCGTCGCCAGCAAGGCCTGCGTACGCCGGGCCTGGCAGTGATCCTGGTCGGCACAGACCCCGCCTCCCAAGTCTATGTCTCGCACAAGCGCAAGGACTGCGAAGAGGTCGGCTTCATTTCCCAGGCGTTCGACCTGCCCGCCGAAACCACGCAGCAGGCCCTGACCGAGCTGATCGACCGCCTCAATGACGACCAAGCGGTTGACGGCATCCTGCTGCAGCTGCCGCTGCCCGCACACCTGGACGCCTCGTTGCTGCTCGAGCGCATTCGCCCGGACAAGGACGTGGACGGCTTCCACCCGTACAACATCGGTCGCCTGGCCCAGCGCATTCCGCTGCTGCGCCCGTGCACGCCGAAGGGCATCATGACCCTGCTGGAAAGCACGGGCCAGGACCTGTACGGCATGGACGCAGTGATCGTCGGCGCATCCAACATCGTTGGCCGCCCGATGGCCATGGAGCTGCTGCTGGCCGGCTGCACCGTGACCGTTTGCCACCGCTTCACCAAGGACCTGGCCGGCCATGTTGGCCGTGCCGACCTGGTGGTGGTAGCTGCCGGCAAGCCGGGCCTGGTCAAAGGTGAGTGGATCAAGCAAGGCGCTATCGTCATCGACGTGGGCATCAACCGCCAGGACGATGGCAAGCTGGTCGGCGACGTGGTCTACGAGACTGCTCTGCCGCGTGCTGGCTGGATCACGCCGGTGCCGGGTGGTGTGGGGCCGATGACCCGCGCGTGCCTGCTGGAAAACACGCTGTATGCGGCGCAAGAGCTGCACAAGTAA
- a CDS encoding carbohydrate ABC transporter permease, whose translation MSTRKSLALLVYFFFLLVPIYWLLNMSFKSNTEILGGLTLWPQAFTLDNYRVIFTDASWYSGYINSLYYVCLNTLISLLVALPAAYAFSRYRFLGDRHLFFWLLTNRMAPPAVFLLPFFQLYSSIGLFDTHIAVALAHCLFNVPLAVWILEGFMSGVPKEIDETAYIDGYSFPRFFVKIFIPLIGSGIGVTAFFCFMFSWVELLLARTLTSVNAKPIAAVMTRTVSASGIDWGVLAAAGVLTILPGMLVIWFVRNHVAKGFALGRV comes from the coding sequence ATGAGTACGCGCAAATCGCTGGCCCTGCTGGTGTATTTTTTCTTCCTGCTGGTGCCGATCTACTGGCTGCTGAACATGTCGTTCAAGAGCAACACCGAGATCCTCGGCGGCCTGACCCTATGGCCGCAGGCCTTCACCCTCGACAACTACCGGGTGATCTTCACCGATGCCAGCTGGTACAGCGGCTACATCAACTCGCTGTACTACGTGTGCCTGAACACGCTGATTTCGCTGTTGGTGGCGCTGCCGGCGGCGTATGCCTTCTCGCGTTATCGCTTTTTGGGTGACCGGCACCTGTTCTTCTGGTTGCTGACCAACCGCATGGCCCCGCCGGCGGTGTTCCTGCTGCCGTTCTTCCAGTTGTATTCGTCGATTGGCCTGTTCGATACCCACATCGCCGTGGCCCTGGCCCACTGCCTGTTCAACGTGCCGCTGGCGGTGTGGATTCTGGAAGGGTTCATGTCGGGCGTGCCCAAGGAAATCGACGAAACGGCCTACATCGACGGCTATAGCTTCCCGCGTTTCTTCGTGAAGATTTTCATTCCGCTGATTGGCTCCGGCATCGGCGTGACCGCGTTTTTCTGCTTCATGTTCTCCTGGGTAGAACTGCTACTGGCGCGCACCCTGACCTCGGTGAATGCCAAGCCGATCGCTGCGGTAATGACCCGTACCGTATCGGCCTCGGGCATCGACTGGGGCGTGCTGGCAGCGGCGGGGGTACTGACCATTCTGCCGGGCATGCTGGTGATCTGGTTTGTACGCAACCATGTGGCCAAGGGCTTTGCCCTGGGCCGGGTGTGA
- a CDS encoding ABC transporter ATP-binding protein: MSLVLEQVSRSVDNQAWIVDASLRFEPGSFNVLLGRTLAGKTSLMRLMAGLDRPDRGRVLMDGQDVTGVPVRKRNVSMVYQQFINYPTLSVFENIASPLRQARMAEVQIRQRVQETAEMLRIEAYLQRSPLELSGGQQQRTAMARALVKDASLILFDEPLVNLDYKLREGLRQELRALFAARQCIAVYATTEPNEALALGGTTTLVHQGRIVQHGPTAEVYQRPRSVLAAELFSEPPINLVPGRISGNEVSLAQAVHFARNADLQSLAEGDYRFGVRPSHITLVPAHDDDLELAVLVELAEISGSETFLHVRNDHWRMTLHLPGVHEYQVDTPIRVFIPTHKLFVFDHAGALVQAPGLRQARRG, from the coding sequence ATGTCCCTGGTGTTGGAGCAGGTCAGCCGCAGCGTCGACAACCAGGCTTGGATCGTTGATGCGTCACTGCGTTTCGAGCCCGGCTCGTTCAACGTGTTGCTCGGGCGTACCCTGGCCGGTAAGACCAGCCTGATGCGCCTGATGGCCGGGCTCGACCGCCCGGACCGGGGGCGCGTGCTGATGGATGGCCAGGACGTGACTGGCGTACCGGTGCGAAAGCGCAATGTGTCGATGGTGTATCAGCAGTTCATCAATTACCCCACCCTCAGCGTGTTCGAAAACATCGCCTCACCGTTGCGCCAGGCGCGCATGGCCGAGGTGCAGATCCGTCAGCGGGTACAGGAAACCGCCGAGATGCTGCGCATCGAAGCCTACCTGCAGCGCTCGCCGCTGGAGCTGTCCGGTGGCCAGCAGCAACGCACGGCCATGGCCCGGGCGCTGGTCAAGGATGCTTCGCTGATTCTGTTCGACGAGCCGCTGGTGAACCTTGACTACAAATTGCGCGAGGGTCTGCGCCAGGAGCTGCGCGCATTGTTTGCAGCGCGCCAGTGCATTGCCGTGTATGCCACCACCGAGCCTAACGAGGCGCTGGCGCTGGGCGGCACCACCACCCTCGTGCATCAGGGCCGAATCGTGCAGCACGGGCCTACCGCCGAGGTTTACCAACGGCCGCGCAGCGTGCTGGCCGCCGAGTTGTTTTCCGAGCCGCCGATCAACCTGGTGCCTGGCCGGATCAGCGGCAACGAGGTGAGCTTGGCCCAGGCCGTGCACTTTGCTCGCAATGCCGACTTGCAGTCACTGGCCGAGGGTGATTACCGCTTTGGCGTGCGCCCCAGCCACATCACCCTGGTACCGGCCCACGACGATGACCTGGAGCTGGCGGTGTTGGTGGAGCTGGCCGAGATAAGTGGTTCAGAGACTTTCCTGCATGTGCGCAATGACCACTGGCGCATGACCCTGCACCTGCCTGGGGTGCACGAATACCAGGTGGACACGCCGATCCGCGTGTTCATCCCCACGCACAAGCTGTTCGTGTTCGACCACGCTGGGGCGCTGGTGCAGGCCCCGGGGCTGCGCCAGGCAAGGAGGGGGTGA
- a CDS encoding carbohydrate ABC transporter permease, producing the protein MNKVPNNKAWWLVLPVFLLVAFSAVVPMMTVVNYSVQDIFDQSNRYFVGADWYRQVLRDPALHDALLRQFIYSACVLLIEIPLGIGIALTMPTKGRMASVCLIVMAIPLLIPWNVVGTIWQIFGRADIGLLGATLAKLGVSYNYAGDPFDAWLTVLVMDVWHWTSLVALLCYSGLRAIPDVYYQAARIDRASGWAVFRHIQLPKLKNVLLIAVMLRFMDSFMIYTEPFVLTGGGPGNATTFLSQTLTRMAVGQFDLGPAAAFSLVYFLIILLVSWLFYTAMTHADKD; encoded by the coding sequence ATGAACAAGGTGCCAAACAACAAGGCCTGGTGGCTGGTGCTGCCGGTGTTCCTGCTGGTGGCGTTCAGTGCCGTGGTGCCGATGATGACGGTGGTCAATTACTCGGTGCAGGACATCTTCGACCAGTCCAACCGCTACTTTGTCGGCGCCGATTGGTACCGCCAGGTGCTGCGCGACCCGGCGCTGCATGATGCGCTGCTACGCCAGTTCATCTATTCCGCCTGCGTGCTGCTGATCGAGATCCCGCTGGGCATCGGCATTGCCCTGACCATGCCGACCAAAGGGCGCATGGCCTCGGTGTGCCTGATTGTCATGGCCATCCCGTTGCTGATCCCGTGGAACGTGGTCGGCACCATCTGGCAAATTTTCGGCCGCGCCGACATCGGCCTGCTCGGCGCCACCCTGGCCAAGCTCGGGGTCAGCTACAACTATGCCGGTGACCCGTTCGACGCCTGGCTGACCGTGCTGGTGATGGACGTGTGGCACTGGACGTCGCTGGTGGCGTTGCTGTGCTATTCGGGGCTGCGCGCCATCCCCGACGTGTATTACCAGGCCGCGCGCATCGACCGCGCCTCGGGCTGGGCGGTGTTTCGCCATATCCAGTTGCCCAAGTTGAAGAACGTGCTGCTGATTGCGGTGATGCTGCGCTTCATGGACAGCTTCATGATCTACACCGAGCCCTTCGTGCTGACCGGTGGCGGGCCCGGTAACGCCACCACCTTCCTCAGCCAGACCCTCACACGCATGGCCGTGGGGCAGTTCGACCTGGGCCCGGCGGCGGCATTCTCGCTGGTGTACTTCCTGATCATCCTGCTGGTGTCGTGGCTGTTCTATACAGCCATGACCCATGCCGACAAGGACTAG
- a CDS encoding DUF2160 domain-containing protein: MEWMAWTLPTALFFAAIGVLLSCMTLLELRRPCVERRGFLPLVTSRGDRLFIGLLASAYLHLLVVGVSEWPLWVASLLSLAWLVVVLRWG; the protein is encoded by the coding sequence ATGGAGTGGATGGCTTGGACCCTGCCGACGGCGCTGTTCTTCGCCGCCATCGGTGTGCTGCTGTCGTGCATGACCTTGTTGGAGTTGCGCCGCCCTTGTGTGGAGCGGCGTGGTTTTCTGCCGCTCGTCACCAGCCGTGGCGATCGTCTGTTCATCGGCCTGCTGGCCAGCGCCTACCTGCATTTGCTGGTGGTGGGCGTCAGCGAGTGGCCACTGTGGGTAGCCTCGCTGCTGTCGCTGGCGTGGCTGGTGGTGGTGCTGCGCTGGGGCTAA
- the clpP gene encoding ATP-dependent Clp endopeptidase proteolytic subunit ClpP: MSRNSYIQQSSDIQAAGGLVPMVIEQSARGERAYDIYSRLLKERVIFLVGPVEDYMANLVVAQLLFLEAENPDKDIHLYINSPGGSVTAGMSIYDTMQFIKPDVSTICIGQACSMGAFLLAAGAKGKRHCLPNSRVMIHQPLGGFQGQATDIEIHAQEILNIKARLNELLAYHTGQELETIKRDTERDNFMSASRAAEYGLIDSVYDKRQLAS, translated from the coding sequence ATGTCCCGCAATTCTTATATTCAGCAGAGCTCTGACATCCAGGCCGCAGGCGGCCTGGTCCCGATGGTTATCGAGCAGTCCGCCCGTGGCGAACGCGCTTACGACATCTACTCGCGCCTGTTGAAGGAGCGTGTGATCTTCCTGGTTGGCCCGGTAGAGGACTACATGGCCAACCTCGTCGTTGCGCAACTGCTGTTCCTTGAAGCGGAAAACCCGGACAAGGATATCCATCTGTACATCAACTCGCCGGGCGGTTCCGTCACCGCTGGCATGTCGATCTACGACACCATGCAGTTCATCAAGCCGGACGTCTCGACCATCTGCATCGGCCAGGCCTGCAGCATGGGCGCCTTCCTGCTGGCCGCAGGTGCCAAGGGCAAGCGTCACTGCCTGCCGAACTCGCGCGTGATGATCCACCAGCCGCTGGGCGGCTTCCAGGGTCAGGCTACCGATATCGAGATCCATGCCCAGGAAATCCTCAATATCAAGGCACGTCTGAATGAGCTGTTGGCCTACCATACCGGCCAGGAACTCGAGACCATCAAGCGCGACACCGAGCGTGACAACTTCATGAGCGCCTCGCGCGCAGCCGAGTACGGCCTGATCGACTCGGTCTACGACAAGCGGCAACTGGCCTCCTGA
- a CDS encoding DUF6388 family protein produces MIAKEARQALALQRFAEANPQLLEEIRELDAREQAQQIEWAFEDAAEEQGIQPWELALQLIAETPEQLQAMRLETHREVAEALGMAWEEYCQFNEIDPE; encoded by the coding sequence ATGATTGCAAAAGAAGCCCGTCAGGCCTTGGCGCTGCAGCGCTTTGCCGAAGCCAATCCGCAGTTGCTCGAGGAAATTCGCGAGCTGGATGCGCGCGAGCAGGCCCAGCAGATCGAGTGGGCGTTCGAGGATGCGGCCGAGGAGCAGGGTATCCAGCCTTGGGAGTTGGCCCTGCAACTGATTGCCGAAACCCCGGAGCAGCTGCAGGCCATGCGCCTGGAGACGCACCGCGAGGTAGCCGAGGCGCTGGGGATGGCGTGGGAAGAGTACTGCCAGTTCAACGAAATCGACCCTGAATAA
- a CDS encoding sigma-54-dependent Fis family transcriptional regulator encodes MAASASTHAQLIQASWARCREHGLQPQQVPDFDCLTRAELSALLERRQALLRLTREEVLPQYAHLLGNASYLVMLADANGCLLDTWGSRRFIEPRQQHGFSAGAHWHERGVGTNALGTTLVCAEAIHVAQDEHFLRQNRYLSSAAAPLFDAARQLVGVLDVASDGYLPASQTLGLVRMMCQSLENRLILAEHADRHVQLMFNSASDNLDSPWAGLLVFDEHGQVLAANHRADSLLGGNPLRHNIEQLFQLPLQQLLSHPRQQPFALQAPGRNRLHCQWQPPRAANPRPAAGNSEPRLTKALAQAGLLLEKDIPVLVQGETGVGKEVFVDTLHRASSRASLPLVAVNCAAIPAELVESELFGYDKGAFTGANHKGNPGLIRKADHGILFLDEIGDMPLPTQARLLRVLQSRSVQPLGSGEPVAVDIRVVSASNRDLAEEVRAGRFRQDLYYRIAGLAVVLPPLRERADRRQLIEQVHARYREPGQPARLPAAIIDLLDQHPWPGNLRELVSVLQVALALAGNGPVGLEHLPEGFLAEAQVPAPVATEAADLQTLVAQANGNLSAVARGLGISRTTLYKRLREQ; translated from the coding sequence ATGGCCGCTTCCGCTTCGACCCATGCCCAGCTGATCCAGGCCTCTTGGGCCCGCTGCCGCGAGCATGGCCTGCAGCCGCAGCAGGTGCCGGACTTCGACTGCCTGACCCGCGCCGAACTGAGTGCCCTGCTGGAGCGCCGCCAGGCCCTACTGCGCCTGACCCGCGAAGAGGTCCTGCCGCAATACGCGCACCTGCTGGGCAATGCCAGCTACCTGGTGATGCTGGCCGATGCCAATGGCTGCCTACTGGACACCTGGGGCTCGCGGCGTTTCATCGAACCGCGCCAGCAGCATGGCTTCAGCGCGGGTGCCCACTGGCATGAGCGCGGCGTCGGTACCAACGCCCTGGGCACCACGCTGGTCTGCGCGGAGGCGATCCACGTTGCCCAGGATGAGCACTTCCTGCGCCAGAACCGCTACCTGTCCAGCGCCGCCGCGCCGCTGTTCGATGCCGCACGGCAACTGGTCGGGGTGCTGGATGTGGCCAGCGACGGCTACCTGCCGGCCAGCCAGACGCTGGGCTTGGTGCGCATGATGTGCCAGAGCCTGGAAAACCGCCTGATCCTTGCCGAACATGCCGACCGGCACGTCCAACTGATGTTCAACAGCGCCTCCGACAACCTCGACAGCCCCTGGGCCGGCTTGCTGGTGTTCGATGAGCACGGGCAGGTGCTGGCCGCCAATCACCGGGCCGACAGCCTGCTCGGTGGCAACCCGCTGCGGCACAACATCGAGCAACTGTTCCAGTTACCCCTACAACAACTGCTCAGTCACCCCCGGCAACAGCCCTTCGCGTTGCAGGCCCCCGGGCGCAACCGCCTTCATTGCCAGTGGCAGCCGCCGCGCGCAGCCAACCCGCGCCCCGCTGCAGGCAACAGCGAGCCACGCCTGACGAAGGCTCTGGCGCAGGCCGGCCTGCTGCTGGAAAAGGACATCCCAGTGTTGGTGCAAGGTGAAACCGGTGTGGGCAAGGAAGTGTTCGTCGACACCCTGCACCGCGCCAGCAGCCGCGCCAGCCTGCCACTGGTGGCCGTCAACTGCGCGGCGATCCCGGCCGAGTTGGTGGAGTCGGAACTGTTCGGCTACGACAAAGGCGCGTTTACCGGCGCCAACCACAAGGGTAACCCGGGGCTGATCCGCAAGGCCGACCACGGCATCCTGTTTCTCGACGAAATCGGCGACATGCCCCTGCCCACCCAGGCCCGCCTACTGCGCGTACTGCAGTCGCGCAGCGTCCAGCCGTTGGGCAGCGGCGAACCGGTGGCGGTGGATATCCGCGTGGTATCGGCGAGCAACCGCGACCTGGCCGAAGAAGTGCGTGCTGGGCGCTTTCGCCAGGACCTGTATTACCGCATCGCTGGGCTGGCGGTGGTGTTGCCGCCGCTACGCGAGCGCGCTGACCGGCGGCAGTTGATCGAGCAGGTGCATGCCCGTTACCGCGAACCTGGGCAGCCTGCGCGGCTGCCTGCGGCCATTATCGACCTGCTCGACCAGCACCCTTGGCCGGGCAATTTGCGCGAGCTGGTGAGTGTGCTGCAAGTGGCGTTGGCCTTGGCCGGCAACGGGCCGGTCGGCC
- the tig gene encoding trigger factor has translation MQVSVENTSALERRMTIAVPAERVENEVNKRLQQTAKRAKVAGFRPGKVPMSVIRQRFEADARQEAFGDLVQASFYEAIVEQKLNPAGAPAVEPKSFEKGKDLEFVAIFEVFPEFTVGGLESINVERLSAEVADADLDNMLEVLRKQNTRFEAVERAAQNDDQVNIDFVGKVDGEVFAGGSAKGTQLVLGSGRMIPGFEDGLVGAKAGEERVVNVTFPEDYQNLDLAGKAAEFTITVNSVAAPALPELNEEFFAQFGIKETTLEGFRTEVRKNMERELRQAIKAKVKNQVMDGLLAANPIEVPKALLENEVNRLRVQAVQQFGGNIKPEQLPAELFEEQAKRRVVLGLIVAEVVKQFELKPDEGKVREMIEEMASAYQEPEQVISWYYKNDQQLNEVRSVVLEEQVVDTVLQKATVTDKSVSYEDAVKPAQAPADAE, from the coding sequence ATGCAAGTTTCTGTTGAAAATACTTCCGCTCTCGAGCGCCGCATGACCATCGCCGTTCCGGCCGAGCGCGTCGAGAACGAAGTCAACAAGCGTCTGCAACAGACTGCCAAGCGCGCCAAAGTTGCGGGCTTCCGCCCAGGCAAAGTGCCGATGAGCGTGATCCGTCAGCGTTTCGAAGCCGATGCCCGTCAAGAGGCCTTCGGTGACCTGGTCCAGGCGTCCTTCTACGAAGCTATCGTCGAGCAAAAGCTGAACCCGGCTGGCGCCCCTGCGGTAGAGCCGAAGTCCTTCGAAAAAGGCAAGGACCTGGAATTCGTTGCTATCTTCGAAGTGTTCCCAGAGTTCACCGTTGGCGGCCTCGAGTCGATCAATGTCGAGCGCCTGAGCGCCGAAGTGGCTGACGCCGACCTGGACAACATGCTGGAAGTGCTGCGCAAGCAGAACACCCGCTTCGAGGCCGTTGAGCGCGCCGCGCAAAATGACGACCAGGTCAACATCGATTTCGTCGGCAAGGTCGACGGTGAAGTGTTCGCTGGCGGTTCGGCCAAGGGCACCCAGCTGGTACTGGGCTCCGGCCGCATGATCCCAGGCTTCGAAGACGGCCTGGTTGGCGCCAAGGCTGGTGAAGAGCGCGTTGTCAACGTGACCTTCCCAGAGGACTACCAGAACCTGGACCTGGCTGGCAAAGCCGCTGAGTTCACCATCACCGTCAACAGCGTTGCCGCGCCTGCGCTGCCAGAGCTGAACGAAGAGTTCTTCGCCCAGTTCGGCATCAAGGAAACGACCCTGGAAGGCTTCCGCACCGAAGTTCGCAAGAACATGGAGCGTGAACTGCGCCAGGCCATTAAGGCAAAGGTGAAGAACCAGGTCATGGACGGCTTGCTGGCTGCCAACCCGATCGAAGTACCGAAAGCCCTGCTGGAAAACGAAGTCAATCGTCTGCGCGTGCAAGCTGTTCAGCAGTTCGGTGGCAACATCAAGCCAGAGCAACTGCCGGCCGAGCTGTTCGAAGAGCAAGCCAAGCGCCGTGTGGTGCTGGGCCTGATCGTCGCCGAAGTGGTCAAGCAGTTCGAGCTGAAGCCGGACGAAGGCAAGGTTCGTGAAATGATCGAAGAAATGGCTTCGGCTTACCAAGAGCCTGAGCAGGTCATCTCCTGGTACTACAAGAACGACCAGCAACTGAACGAAGTGCGTTCGGTTGTGCTGGAAGAGCAAGTTGTAGATACTGTTCTGCAGAAAGCGACTGTGACTGACAAGTCGGTCTCGTACGAAGATGCCGTTAAGCCAGCACAGGCCCCTGCCGACGCTGAGTAA